The Leptospira perdikensis genome includes the window TGAACTTAGCAAAAGAATTCCGTGCAGAAGCAGAAGAATACAAAAAAGCGGCTGATGAATTGAAATAAATTTCGAACTCTTATTCTTTAATTGGGTAAAGGAATTCTGTCTGTTTCCCCTGGAACTTTCGGAAATTCATCTTTTGCCCATCTTTCTTTTGCTCTATCAATCGTATCCTGGTTTGTAGAAACAAAATTCCAAAATATATTTCTTTTTTCTGTTAACGGTTCCCCACCAAGTAACATCAAACGACTGTTCTGTTTAGCTTTGAATTTTACAGAGGTCCCTTTTTCAAATAACACCATAGATCCGACCGCATAAGATTCACCGTTGGATTCAATAGAACCACGAGAAACGTAAAGTCCTGCTTCTTCTTTATCAGAAAGCATCCAATCCACTTCCTCGGTGTTAAAACCAACTTCGATGTCTGCGTAAAACAAGGGTGAATGTACCGTAGCTGGTGATTCTAAACCTAGAAATCTACCACCTAACAACCGAAAGACCAATCCGTCTTTTTTAAGAACAGGCATTTCTAATTCAGAAAAATGTTCAAAACTAGGATCTATTTCTTCTTTTGCTTTTGGTAGTGCAATCCATGTCTGGATACCTTCTAAAATTTCGTATTTGGGATCAAATTTAGAACGTTCACTGTGTACGATTCCAGAACCTGCGACCATCCAATTGGTTTCGTTCGGCCGAATGTCCATTTCTACTTTCAAACTATCACGATGGGTAATCACACCATCATATAAAAATGTGATGGTAGCAAGGCCAATATGCGGATGGGCCCGAACCACCAGTTCTTGACCAGTGACTACAGGTACTGGGCCAAAATGGTCAAAAAAAACAAAGGGTCCCACCGAACGTTTTTCCATAGCAGGAAGAACGCGGCGAATGACAAAATTGTCTCCTAAATCTTTGGAATGTCCTATGAGTGAACGTGTCATTTACGTTTAGACTTACTTTTTTTGGCTTTTGGTTGGGATATTTTCTTTTTCGGACTGGCCTTCTTTTTTTGCACTTGTTTGGTGGTTCTCTTTGTAGAAGGTATTGATTCTTCTACCTTACCCACAAAAAGGCCGATGGCTTCTTTCCCTTTGGTCCAATGTGCTTTATCCCTTGCATTAAAATAAAGGATGAAGATTTTTTCTGCTTCGGAATACTTCACATCACAAGCATATACATGGCTTGCCTTCCATCCTTTTCCGGTGGGACCAAGAATTGGTGTTTGGTTGATTCGTTCAAAGTTGATACCATCTTCACTTTGTAAAAAGAGAATCGCCGAACAAGATTCCTTCCTTACTGGATTCCAAAAGATACCGTTTTGAAAACCAAGATAACGGCCTTTCCATTCAATGACTTTTAAGGAACCGGCACCCAAGTTACAAAAAGGATCCATCTCATTTGGTGTTAGTATTGGATCGGAAAAATAAGAGAAGGGTCCGAGAGGGGAAGTTGATTCTGCAACTGTAATATGTTTTGGTTCACAAAATCCACAATCAGGAATATAAACGAGTGAAGATGAAAAGTACATTCTGTACTTTTTACCAAACTTCACCAAACATGGATTACTGACAGAATCACCATACTTTGGATCTTTATGAAATGGGAATTTGGGTTCAATGACAGTTTTTGGTGCTGACCAAGTTTTTAGATCTTTGCTCGTTCGAACTTCGATTCTCGATTTCCACTTTCTATACGGGAACCAAGGCATTAAGATCTGTAGAAATTTGTATTTTTCGTAGTAGAGATAATAAGTGCCATCTTCCTGAAAGAGGAAAGGACGCATGGCATTCCAAATAATGGTTTTTCTTTTTTTCCATTGAATGCCATCTTCAGAGAGAAATTCTTGTACACCGAAAATATTGTGTGCAAAGAGATGCCAAAGACCATCAGGACAGTTTTCAGGAAATAAAAAACTCGGATCCGCCAAAATAGGCGACGGAAATCCTGGTTTTAGAATGGGATCATCTTGGTAGAGTTGCCAATAGATATTTTGTTTGTTCAATCGAAATGAATTTCCTTATTTTTCTAAGACAACTTTGAGGTTGGATAGTCCCTCTTCAAAGTCTTTTCCTATCAATTCTTGAAAATCCATAAAAAGGCAAATGATATTAGAAGGGTAAGGTATAGAACCTTCGAATCCCCAAATGACTTTCGATTTTTTTTGGTCCAAAGAAGAAACCTTCATATAACTCTTTTCTGTGGCTTCCATCGGTTCGATGAATCGAAGTTCCGTTTGCATCTCCAGGGCATCCACATTAATCATTTTGATTTCCTGTTCGCCTGTACCCACTTCTTTGTCCGAACTTTCCCAACGAGAAATAAAACCAACGGTTCCATCTTGACCGGTATAAATTTTTTTCATATTTGGATCTTTTTTGGCCCAAACAC containing:
- a CDS encoding pirin family protein, whose amino-acid sequence is MTRSLIGHSKDLGDNFVIRRVLPAMEKRSVGPFVFFDHFGPVPVVTGQELVVRAHPHIGLATITFLYDGVITHRDSLKVEMDIRPNETNWMVAGSGIVHSERSKFDPKYEILEGIQTWIALPKAKEEIDPSFEHFSELEMPVLKKDGLVFRLLGGRFLGLESPATVHSPLFYADIEVGFNTEEVDWMLSDKEEAGLYVSRGSIESNGESYAVGSMVLFEKGTSVKFKAKQNSRLMLLGGEPLTEKRNIFWNFVSTNQDTIDRAKERWAKDEFPKVPGETDRIPLPN
- a CDS encoding family 43 glycosylhydrolase, which translates into the protein MNKQNIYWQLYQDDPILKPGFPSPILADPSFLFPENCPDGLWHLFAHNIFGVQEFLSEDGIQWKKRKTIIWNAMRPFLFQEDGTYYLYYEKYKFLQILMPWFPYRKWKSRIEVRTSKDLKTWSAPKTVIEPKFPFHKDPKYGDSVSNPCLVKFGKKYRMYFSSSLVYIPDCGFCEPKHITVAESTSPLGPFSYFSDPILTPNEMDPFCNLGAGSLKVIEWKGRYLGFQNGIFWNPVRKESCSAILFLQSEDGINFERINQTPILGPTGKGWKASHVYACDVKYSEAEKIFILYFNARDKAHWTKGKEAIGLFVGKVEESIPSTKRTTKQVQKKKASPKKKISQPKAKKSKSKRK
- a CDS encoding SRPBCC family protein, translating into MTLGRKITIGIIGIIAIPLIVALFLPTQYQVERSIDISKPASDVFEYIRMLKNQDQYSVWAKKDPNMKKIYTGQDGTVGFISRWESSDKEVGTGEQEIKMINVDALEMQTELRFIEPMEATEKSYMKVSSLDQKKSKVIWGFEGSIPYPSNIICLFMDFQELIGKDFEEGLSNLKVVLEK